In Nitrospirota bacterium, one genomic interval encodes:
- a CDS encoding pirin family protein has translation MTQPTRQAAAKEPTIGGRPRIYSPGSTHVVGDGFHVRNLFPSHDLDRDVSPFLMLDYAGPTHYPPTGQPRGVGEHPHRGFETVTIVYQGMVAHRDSAGNAGVIGPGDVQWMTAASGVVHEELHEREWAKRGGTLQAIQLWVNLPAAFKMTAPRYQTLVKERIPVVSLNGDAGSVRVIAGEFNGTKGPATTFTPVQLYDLRVKARHGTTLRFATGWNVALFLLDGQVTVNGSEPATEAQLAVIGSSGAPILVEAQQDATILVMAGEPIHEPIARYGPFVMNTKEELVQAVRDYQAGKMGHLAI, from the coding sequence ATGACTCAACCAACCAGGCAGGCGGCAGCGAAAGAACCAACGATCGGCGGTCGGCCCCGGATCTATTCGCCGGGCTCGACCCATGTCGTCGGAGACGGCTTCCACGTCCGCAATCTGTTCCCGAGCCACGACCTCGACCGAGACGTGAGCCCCTTCTTGATGTTGGATTATGCGGGTCCGACGCACTATCCCCCGACCGGTCAGCCGCGCGGCGTGGGAGAACATCCCCACCGCGGATTCGAGACGGTGACCATTGTCTATCAAGGGATGGTGGCGCATCGAGATTCGGCGGGGAATGCTGGCGTCATCGGTCCCGGCGACGTGCAGTGGATGACGGCGGCTTCCGGGGTCGTCCACGAGGAACTGCACGAGCGGGAGTGGGCGAAACGAGGAGGCACGTTGCAGGCGATCCAACTCTGGGTCAACTTGCCCGCCGCGTTCAAGATGACGGCCCCGCGATACCAGACGCTGGTGAAGGAGCGGATTCCCGTCGTTTCACTGAACGGAGATGCGGGGTCGGTTCGAGTGATCGCGGGCGAGTTCAACGGAACGAAGGGGCCGGCCACGACGTTCACGCCGGTACAGCTCTATGACCTGCGCGTGAAGGCTCGGCATGGAACGACGCTCAGATTTGCGACCGGGTGGAATGTGGCCCTATTCCTGCTCGATGGACAGGTGACGGTGAACGGATCGGAGCCGGCGACCGAGGCGCAGTTGGCGGTGATCGGAAGCTCCGGCGCGCCGATCCTCGTGGAGGCGCAACAGGATGCGACGATACTGGTGATGGCGGGGGAGCCGATCCACGAGCCGATCGCCCGGTATGGCCCGTTTGTGATGAACACGAAAGAGGAACTGGTGCAGGCGGTGCGGGACTATCAGGCGGGCAAGATGGGACATCTGGCAATTTGA